One part of the Sporosarcina ureae genome encodes these proteins:
- a CDS encoding STAS domain-containing protein: MATITQLENGIVLITLAGELDNHEANQIREEVSTAIFTGKTRAIIWDLFNLGFMDSAGIGLILGRMRDLVPVNGETLILNPSPTMEKLFQFSGLGDVVRICTVEEAIDEIGGVVHEK; encoded by the coding sequence ATGGCAACTATTACACAACTGGAAAACGGCATAGTCCTGATCACGCTAGCAGGAGAACTTGACAACCATGAAGCCAACCAAATTAGAGAAGAAGTATCTACTGCTATATTCACAGGAAAAACACGCGCAATCATCTGGGATCTTTTCAATCTAGGATTCATGGACAGCGCAGGGATTGGACTTATACTCGGAAGAATGCGTGATCTAGTCCCTGTTAATGGAGAAACACTTATATTGAATCCATCTCCAACAATGGAAAAGCTATTCCAATTTTCAGGTCTCGGAGATGTCGTCAGAATTTGTACAGTCGAAGAAGCAATCGACGAAATCGGAGGGGTTGTACATGAAAAATGA
- a CDS encoding DUF309 domain-containing protein has product MHPYYHPLFLQFIVYFNDNQDYFECHEVLEEYWKEQENFSKDHPLTGYILMATGLYHWRRGNTAGASRTLNKAITRFRQMPVQFGDYLEEVAIDDIISKLEHCLESIKSNDEFCAFQLPISPRLQVAADQTKPSIALLPKNSASVIHKHMQRDRSDILLQREEKKKGSH; this is encoded by the coding sequence ATGCACCCTTACTATCATCCTCTTTTTCTACAGTTTATTGTGTATTTCAATGACAATCAAGATTATTTCGAATGCCATGAAGTGCTAGAAGAATATTGGAAGGAACAAGAGAACTTTTCAAAAGACCATCCACTAACAGGCTATATTCTCATGGCTACAGGATTATACCACTGGCGCAGAGGCAATACAGCAGGCGCTTCCCGCACTTTGAACAAAGCCATCACACGTTTTAGACAAATGCCTGTACAATTTGGCGACTATCTGGAAGAAGTGGCCATTGATGATATCATTAGCAAGCTAGAGCACTGTTTGGAGAGTATTAAATCTAATGATGAATTCTGTGCATTCCAACTCCCCATCTCACCACGCTTGCAAGTTGCCGCGGATCAAACTAAGCCCTCGATTGCATTATTGCCAAAAAATAGCGCGTCAGTTATTCATAAGCATATGCAGCGGGACAGGTCGGATATTCTTTTACAACGTGAAGAAAAGAAGAAGGGCAGTCATTAA
- a CDS encoding GNAT family N-acetyltransferase, with amino-acid sequence MNLIRFKKAQEKIAMGFLSYIPSEKMLCKLQETVQQYICEEQWQLFLYKEAEDYIGLIGVEINDEAKTYTVQHISVNPSFRGEGIAYKMMKELQEIYPGYSCEGTDFTKPFIQSCLRKEEGADL; translated from the coding sequence TTGAATCTTATTCGCTTTAAGAAAGCACAAGAGAAAATTGCTATGGGTTTTTTATCATATATCCCTAGTGAGAAAATGTTATGTAAATTACAAGAAACTGTTCAGCAGTATATTTGCGAAGAACAGTGGCAGTTATTTCTTTATAAAGAAGCAGAGGATTACATTGGTTTAATAGGTGTAGAAATAAATGATGAGGCTAAGACGTATACTGTCCAGCATATTTCGGTTAATCCATCGTTTCGTGGAGAAGGAATTGCGTACAAGATGATGAAGGAATTGCAGGAGATTTATCCGGGATACAGCTGTGAAGGCACTGATTTTACCAAACCCTTTATACAAAGTTGCTTACGAAAAGAAGAAGGCGCAGATCTTTAA
- a CDS encoding segregation/condensation protein A: MSYSVKLEVFEGPLDLLLHLINRLEIDIYDIPMAELTQQYIEHLHAMRVLRLDELSEYLVLAATLLEVKSKMLLPVNEEEAFIEEFGYEEDPREELIARLMEYRKFKEAAHSLRESAANRDEHFTKEPEDLTVYGVPLVAETEEQLNVFDLIGAFQKMLHRKKLKLPLTASITKSEQSVGDKMSSIMSKLELCGGECDFQALFETATVTELVLTFLSLLELMKLQEVKVRQSNNFEELRISLM, encoded by the coding sequence ATGAGTTATAGTGTAAAACTCGAAGTTTTCGAAGGTCCACTTGATCTATTACTACATTTGATCAATCGGCTCGAAATTGATATTTACGACATTCCCATGGCGGAGCTGACACAGCAGTACATAGAACATTTGCACGCCATGCGTGTTCTTCGGTTGGATGAATTAAGCGAATACCTCGTGCTGGCAGCGACACTTCTAGAAGTGAAAAGTAAAATGCTGTTGCCAGTCAATGAAGAAGAAGCGTTCATCGAAGAATTCGGTTATGAGGAGGATCCGCGTGAAGAATTGATTGCCCGTTTGATGGAGTATCGGAAATTTAAGGAAGCGGCACATTCGCTACGTGAATCCGCAGCGAATCGTGATGAACACTTCACAAAAGAGCCTGAAGACTTAACGGTCTACGGTGTCCCACTTGTAGCGGAAACGGAAGAGCAACTGAATGTCTTTGATTTAATCGGTGCGTTTCAAAAAATGTTACACAGAAAAAAGCTGAAACTGCCTCTTACAGCGAGTATAACAAAGTCAGAGCAATCTGTCGGGGATAAGATGTCTTCGATTATGAGTAAACTTGAACTATGTGGCGGAGAATGTGATTTTCAAGCTCTTTTTGAAACGGCGACAGTGACTGAACTCGTTTTGACATTTTTATCGTTGCTCGAACTGATGAAATTACAAGAAGTTAAAGTACGACAAAGCAATAACTTTGAAGAATTACGAATCTCGTTGATGTGA
- a CDS encoding spore germination protein → MTDTLFTSIREGERWFINQFGEDETFDATKRVIHLWDKEILLLYMNGLVDGEVLTTLMTEMQDRNELFTSESVENIDRAMVDYFPYHSLEVVKDEDQLAKAILSGLAVFVMKDGFTFALDVRSYPGRSPEEPDTEKVIRGSRDGFTENILTNTALIRRRLRTTDLRFEMHETSVKGKTDIAITFLKGAANEGHLNFVRERLDALETDGLTMTDKSLEEFLFKQGFHPMPFVRYTERADICAAHLLEGHIAIIVDTSPSVILVPVTLVHHLQHAEEYRQAPLIGTFIRMVRFAGTFLSLVILPFWYLMSVEKQFVPEAIKYIGPNEWGEVPLFVQLMIADVGIEVLRMAAIHTPTPLSTAMGLVAAIVIGQVAIDVGLFSSEVVLYVAVSAILTFAIPSFELSITTKVFRIFLLVSVALLGAPGFFIALAVIYYYLCSLKPMNVPYLWPFTPFFPKALLRVLIRFPMTIDDPRPFITKSPNRDRMS, encoded by the coding sequence TTGACCGATACACTATTTACGTCCATAAGAGAAGGGGAAAGGTGGTTCATCAATCAGTTTGGCGAAGATGAAACATTCGATGCGACTAAACGGGTGATCCACCTATGGGATAAAGAAATACTTCTTCTGTATATGAACGGGTTAGTGGATGGTGAGGTCTTAACTACCTTAATGACCGAAATGCAGGACCGTAATGAATTATTTACAAGTGAATCTGTTGAGAATATTGATCGCGCCATGGTCGATTATTTTCCGTATCATTCCCTGGAAGTTGTGAAGGATGAAGATCAACTCGCGAAAGCGATCTTAAGTGGGTTAGCTGTATTCGTCATGAAAGATGGTTTCACATTTGCACTTGATGTGCGATCCTATCCAGGCAGAAGTCCCGAAGAACCGGATACTGAAAAAGTCATACGTGGCTCTAGAGACGGATTTACGGAAAACATCTTGACAAATACAGCGTTAATCCGAAGACGTTTACGTACAACGGATCTACGTTTTGAAATGCATGAAACGTCAGTAAAAGGTAAGACAGATATTGCGATCACCTTTTTGAAGGGCGCCGCAAATGAGGGACATTTAAATTTCGTAAGGGAACGACTGGATGCTTTAGAAACAGATGGCTTGACGATGACCGATAAATCTCTTGAGGAATTCCTTTTTAAACAAGGGTTTCATCCGATGCCGTTCGTTCGGTATACGGAACGCGCTGATATTTGTGCAGCGCATTTACTTGAGGGACATATCGCGATTATTGTAGATACGTCTCCATCTGTCATTTTAGTTCCTGTAACGCTAGTGCATCACTTACAACACGCCGAAGAATACAGGCAAGCGCCTTTAATCGGTACATTCATCCGGATGGTACGCTTCGCTGGGACGTTTTTAAGTTTAGTGATCCTGCCATTCTGGTATTTGATGTCAGTAGAAAAACAATTCGTTCCAGAAGCGATCAAGTACATCGGTCCGAATGAATGGGGAGAAGTGCCCCTATTTGTTCAGTTGATGATTGCGGATGTAGGTATTGAGGTATTACGTATGGCCGCAATCCATACTCCAACGCCACTTTCGACCGCCATGGGGCTCGTTGCTGCTATTGTGATTGGACAAGTGGCGATTGACGTAGGCTTATTCTCTTCGGAAGTTGTGCTATATGTGGCAGTAAGTGCCATCTTGACATTTGCGATACCTTCATTCGAATTAAGTATTACGACTAAGGTATTCCGGATTTTCTTATTGGTCTCTGTTGCCTTGTTAGGCGCACCAGGCTTCTTCATAGCGCTTGCTGTCATTTATTATTACTTATGTTCATTGAAGCCGATGAATGTGCCATATTTGTGGCCGTTCACACCTTTCTTCCCGAAAGCTTTGCTACGTGTATTGATTCGCTTCCCTATGACAATCGATGACCCACGGCCGTTTATCACAAAATCACCAAACCGTGACAGAATGTCGTAA
- the spoIIAB gene encoding anti-sigma F factor, whose product MKNELTLSFLAIEQNEALARMALTCFIAPLDPTLEELSEFKTIVSEAVTNAIIHGYECDGKSMVKIHATIDDRSVKMTVSDEGMGIFDIEQAMEPMFTTKPQMERSGMGFTIMESFSDGIRVDSTLGNGTIVTFEKSFSPVTEVSRMR is encoded by the coding sequence ATGAAAAATGAATTGACCTTGTCGTTTCTGGCGATAGAACAAAATGAAGCACTTGCCAGAATGGCACTGACATGTTTTATCGCACCGCTAGATCCGACACTGGAAGAACTTTCGGAATTTAAAACAATTGTTTCGGAAGCTGTCACTAATGCCATCATCCACGGCTACGAATGCGATGGTAAAAGTATGGTGAAGATCCACGCCACGATAGATGACCGTTCGGTAAAAATGACGGTTTCAGATGAAGGAATGGGGATCTTCGACATAGAGCAAGCAATGGAGCCGATGTTCACGACCAAACCACAAATGGAACGCTCCGGTATGGGCTTTACTATCATGGAAAGTTTCTCGGACGGTATCCGTGTAGATTCTACCCTTGGAAATGGGACAATCGTGACATTTGAGAAAAGTTTTTCTCCGGTCACAGAAGTAAGTAGAATGAGGTGA
- a CDS encoding SigF/SigG family RNA polymerase sporulation sigma factor has product MEASVEKQHALLSQEKMRELIKESQAGDKEARRMMVEGNTRLVWSIVQRFASRGADLEDLFQIGCIGLMKSIDKFDLTYEVKFSTYAVPMIVGEIQRYLRDDGMVKVGRTIRELSYKIRHATDDFFKKHGRSPSISEMAEILEVKQEDIILASDALRDPASLHEQLYESEGDSLTLMDQLRDDRSERVFDHIPLRDVITRLNKRDQTIIYMRYYLDYTQSDIAKRIGISQVQVSRLEKKILTQMKTWMGADAEDALEKARRP; this is encoded by the coding sequence ATGGAAGCATCTGTTGAGAAGCAACACGCTCTATTGTCACAAGAAAAAATGCGAGAACTCATCAAAGAATCACAAGCGGGTGACAAAGAAGCTAGACGAATGATGGTAGAAGGCAATACAAGACTCGTATGGTCTATCGTTCAACGCTTTGCTTCGCGTGGTGCGGATTTAGAGGATTTATTTCAAATTGGCTGTATTGGCTTGATGAAATCTATAGATAAGTTCGATCTAACATACGAGGTAAAGTTTTCAACGTATGCAGTGCCGATGATCGTGGGAGAAATTCAACGCTATCTACGTGACGATGGAATGGTGAAAGTCGGGCGTACGATTCGGGAATTGAGTTATAAAATTCGTCACGCAACCGATGACTTTTTCAAGAAGCATGGACGTTCACCTTCCATTTCAGAAATGGCAGAAATATTGGAAGTGAAACAGGAAGATATTATTCTGGCTTCTGATGCGCTCAGAGATCCGGCTTCCTTACATGAACAATTATATGAGAGTGAAGGTGACAGTTTGACGCTGATGGACCAGCTTCGCGACGATAGGTCGGAGAGAGTATTCGATCATATTCCGTTACGAGATGTCATTACCCGTTTGAACAAGCGGGATCAGACGATCATTTATATGCGCTATTATTTGGATTACACACAAAGTGATATTGCGAAACGAATCGGTATATCACAGGTGCAAGTATCACGGTTGGAGAAAAAGATTCTGACACAAATGAAAACATGGATGGGCGCAGATGCCGAAGATGCGCTCGAAAAGGCGAGGAGACCATAA
- the scpB gene encoding SMC-Scp complex subunit ScpB: MDFETGFIGMTESFLFVAGEEGLTLAQLATLLECDEQKAEQVLISLQAAYDDDDTRGITLKGYGGSYRLVTKSEWANDIKRMLEDPKPSTFTQAALEVLAIIAYKQPVTRVEIDDLRGVKSERALSSLAAKGFVEEVGRMDGPGRPILYGTTAFFLDRFGLASLEDMPPLSIDEEQETSEETDLFMTKFQEAFSNTEEGGHDA; the protein is encoded by the coding sequence ATGGATTTTGAAACAGGTTTCATCGGTATGACGGAAAGTTTTTTATTCGTAGCAGGTGAAGAAGGATTAACCCTTGCGCAGTTAGCCACATTATTGGAATGCGATGAGCAAAAAGCAGAACAAGTGCTGATTTCGTTGCAAGCTGCATATGACGACGATGATACACGGGGTATTACGCTAAAAGGTTATGGTGGAAGTTACCGCTTAGTGACAAAGAGCGAATGGGCAAACGATATTAAGAGAATGCTGGAAGATCCGAAGCCATCTACATTTACACAAGCTGCACTTGAAGTATTGGCGATCATCGCCTACAAGCAGCCTGTGACGCGCGTAGAGATCGATGATTTGCGTGGAGTGAAGTCTGAGCGTGCCTTGTCTTCGTTAGCCGCTAAAGGCTTTGTAGAGGAAGTAGGGCGCATGGATGGTCCTGGTAGGCCGATTTTATATGGCACGACAGCTTTCTTCTTAGATCGTTTTGGACTGGCTTCACTCGAAGATATGCCACCACTGTCAATTGATGAAGAACAAGAAACATCCGAAGAGACAGATTTATTCATGACAAAATTCCAAGAAGCGTTTTCCAATACAGAAGAAGGAGGACATGATGCTTGA
- the lysA gene encoding diaminopimelate decarboxylase has product MHLYGTQAVNESGHLTIGGVDVSELASQYGTPVMVYDTELFKKRARAFKETFERKNINAQVAYASKAFSSIAIYQLAEQEGLSLDVVSGGELYTAVAAGFPRERIHFHGNNKSREEILYAFEEGIGCIVVDNFLEIDMIKKVAEERKQIMNVLIRVTPGVEAHTHDYITTGQEDSKFGFDLKNGQTDEAFRSLYDHEYIHFLGMHCHIGSQIFETDAFKFAAEVLMERMVEWRKNYQFICPVLNLGGGFGIRYTEEDTPLEPAEYVEEMADVVKKMAEECQYPIPEIWIEPGRSLVGDAGTTIYSTGSTKVVPGVRTYVAVDGGMSDNIRPALYDAHYSSAIANRMNEPHDQQWTVAGKCCESGDKLIEQAALPKVETGDLLAVFCTGAYTYSMASNYNRLPRPAVVFAENGQHQLVVRRETYEDIIKLDLPLQSNEKENF; this is encoded by the coding sequence ATGCATCTTTATGGAACACAGGCAGTGAATGAAAGTGGTCATCTGACAATCGGTGGAGTAGACGTTTCAGAATTAGCTTCACAATATGGAACGCCGGTCATGGTGTACGACACGGAGTTATTCAAAAAGCGTGCGCGAGCATTTAAAGAAACGTTTGAACGCAAAAATATTAACGCTCAGGTTGCTTATGCGAGTAAAGCTTTCTCATCCATTGCGATCTATCAGTTGGCAGAACAAGAAGGATTGTCTCTTGACGTAGTTTCGGGTGGAGAATTGTATACAGCTGTAGCAGCAGGTTTTCCCCGTGAACGTATTCATTTCCACGGAAATAATAAAAGTAGAGAAGAAATCTTGTATGCATTTGAAGAGGGAATTGGCTGTATCGTAGTCGATAACTTCTTGGAAATCGACATGATTAAAAAGGTTGCGGAAGAGCGCAAGCAAATAATGAATGTTCTGATTCGCGTAACACCAGGTGTTGAAGCACATACACATGACTATATTACGACGGGACAGGAAGATTCGAAATTTGGCTTTGACTTGAAAAATGGTCAAACTGATGAAGCATTCCGTTCGCTGTATGATCATGAATATATTCATTTTCTCGGTATGCATTGCCATATTGGGTCGCAGATTTTTGAAACCGATGCATTCAAGTTTGCAGCAGAAGTGCTGATGGAAAGAATGGTGGAATGGCGGAAGAACTACCAGTTTATCTGTCCGGTCTTAAATCTAGGCGGTGGATTTGGTATTCGTTATACAGAAGAAGATACGCCGCTAGAACCAGCCGAATATGTAGAAGAAATGGCAGATGTAGTGAAGAAGATGGCGGAGGAATGTCAGTATCCCATTCCTGAAATCTGGATAGAACCCGGCCGCTCGCTTGTTGGAGATGCAGGAACGACCATTTATTCCACAGGCAGCACAAAAGTTGTGCCGGGTGTCCGTACATACGTAGCAGTAGATGGCGGAATGTCTGATAATATACGTCCTGCTTTATATGATGCACATTATTCTAGTGCGATCGCCAATCGAATGAACGAACCACATGATCAGCAATGGACTGTAGCAGGTAAATGCTGTGAGTCAGGCGATAAATTAATAGAACAAGCCGCTTTACCGAAAGTGGAAACAGGCGATCTACTAGCTGTCTTTTGTACAGGAGCCTACACGTACTCCATGGCCAGCAACTATAATCGTTTACCACGACCCGCTGTTGTGTTTGCTGAAAATGGCCAGCATCAGTTAGTAGTAAGACGCGAAACCTACGAAGACATTATTAAATTGGATCTTCCGTTACAATCAAATGAGAAGGAGAATTTCTGA
- a CDS encoding pyrimidine-nucleoside phosphorylase: MRMVDIIESKRDGEELTKEEIEFFVTGYTNDSIPDYQASAFLMAIYFQGMTTEEQGYLTMAMANSGDQIDLSAIEGIKVDKHSTGGVGDTTTLILAPLVAACGVPVAKMSGRGLGHTGGTLDKLEAIDGFHVEISTDQFIQQVNDLKIAVIGQSGNLTPADKKLYALRDVTATVNSIPLIASSIMSKKLAAGADAIVLDVKTGAGAFMKTLEDSKQLADAMTAIGNEVGRNTSAVISDMSQPLGLAIGNALEVKEAIDTLQGRGPADLTELCLVLGSKMLLAAKQATTQEDARKQLQTVMENGDALRLFGQLIKAQGGNEKVIEDTNLLPQAQYQIEVPATKSGYVSMIDADEIGVAAMLLGAGRATKEDIIDLAVGIVLRKKIGDFVEKGEALAVLHTNTEQVDDSIKLLQSHMHISKEKIQAPSLIHPL, encoded by the coding sequence TTGCGTATGGTAGATATTATTGAAAGCAAGCGAGACGGGGAAGAGCTGACTAAAGAAGAAATTGAGTTTTTTGTGACAGGTTACACGAATGACTCGATTCCTGATTATCAAGCCAGTGCTTTTCTTATGGCGATTTACTTTCAAGGTATGACGACGGAGGAGCAAGGCTATTTAACAATGGCTATGGCTAACTCTGGTGATCAAATCGATTTATCGGCTATTGAAGGTATAAAAGTGGATAAACACTCAACAGGTGGAGTGGGGGACACGACAACACTCATTCTAGCTCCATTGGTTGCTGCATGCGGTGTGCCGGTCGCGAAGATGAGCGGTCGTGGCCTAGGTCATACAGGAGGTACGCTAGATAAACTTGAAGCGATTGATGGCTTCCACGTGGAAATCTCCACGGATCAATTCATTCAGCAAGTTAATGACTTGAAGATCGCTGTCATTGGTCAAAGCGGGAATTTGACCCCGGCTGATAAAAAACTTTATGCGCTCCGAGACGTTACAGCGACTGTTAACAGCATTCCGTTGATCGCAAGTTCTATCATGAGTAAAAAGCTGGCAGCGGGTGCAGATGCCATCGTATTGGACGTTAAGACAGGTGCAGGAGCTTTCATGAAGACATTGGAAGATTCCAAGCAATTGGCGGATGCCATGACTGCTATTGGAAATGAAGTAGGGCGAAACACAAGTGCCGTTATTTCAGACATGAGCCAGCCGCTTGGACTTGCGATTGGCAATGCGCTAGAAGTAAAAGAAGCGATCGACACGCTACAAGGAAGAGGACCAGCTGATTTAACTGAGCTATGTTTAGTACTTGGAAGCAAGATGTTGCTCGCAGCAAAACAAGCCACAACGCAAGAAGACGCGCGCAAACAATTACAAACTGTCATGGAGAACGGCGATGCGCTACGCTTATTTGGACAGTTAATCAAAGCGCAAGGTGGCAACGAAAAGGTCATAGAGGATACAAATCTATTGCCACAAGCACAGTATCAAATAGAAGTGCCTGCAACCAAAAGCGGCTATGTATCCATGATTGACGCTGATGAAATAGGCGTAGCTGCGATGCTTCTCGGCGCAGGCCGTGCAACAAAAGAAGACATCATCGATCTCGCGGTTGGAATTGTGCTACGCAAGAAAATAGGTGACTTTGTAGAAAAAGGCGAAGCGCTCGCGGTACTCCATACAAACACCGAACAAGTAGATGATTCAATCAAACTGCTGCAATCTCATATGCATATCTCGAAAGAAAAAATTCAAGCACCATCACTCATTCACCCTTTATAA
- the deoB gene encoding phosphopentomutase, with protein MKEFRYNRIHLIVLDSVGIGEAPDAKAFGDVGSNTLGHIGEEMDGLKLPNLERLGLANIAPIKGLVPQKEAQGYYTKMQEASVGKDTMTGHWEIMGLRIDDAFKVYPNGFPKELIDELELKTGRKVIGNKPASGTEIIEELGEEHMKTGALIVYTSGDPVLQIAAHEEIIPIEEQYRICEIARELTLQPEFLVGRVIARPFVGEPGAFSRTTNRHDYALKPFGKTVMNELQDKGYDVIAIGKIADIYNGEGVTEAVRTTSNMDGVDKLVTVMQNEFEGLSFVNLVDFDALYGHRRDPIGYGNALEEFDARMPEIMDALRPDDLLIITADHGNDPIHEGTDHTREYVPLLVYSPSNTGAGQLPIRKTFSDVGATIAENFQVDMPEHGESFLSSLTKED; from the coding sequence CGCCGGATGCTAAAGCATTTGGTGACGTTGGCTCCAATACACTTGGACATATTGGTGAAGAGATGGATGGGCTGAAACTACCGAACTTGGAACGCTTAGGTCTTGCAAACATTGCACCGATCAAAGGTCTAGTGCCACAAAAAGAAGCACAAGGATATTATACAAAAATGCAAGAAGCGTCTGTCGGTAAAGATACGATGACAGGACATTGGGAAATCATGGGCTTACGAATCGATGATGCGTTCAAAGTATACCCAAATGGCTTTCCAAAAGAATTAATTGATGAGCTAGAATTAAAAACAGGCAGAAAAGTTATCGGAAACAAACCGGCAAGTGGTACGGAGATTATCGAAGAACTTGGCGAAGAGCATATGAAGACAGGTGCTCTCATCGTTTACACATCTGGCGATCCAGTGCTACAAATTGCAGCTCACGAGGAAATTATTCCAATTGAAGAGCAATATCGTATTTGTGAAATCGCAAGAGAACTAACTCTGCAACCTGAATTTTTAGTTGGACGCGTTATTGCACGTCCGTTTGTTGGAGAACCTGGAGCGTTTTCACGCACAACAAATCGTCATGATTATGCCCTTAAGCCATTTGGTAAAACCGTAATGAACGAGTTACAGGATAAAGGGTATGACGTCATTGCAATTGGCAAAATCGCTGATATATATAATGGCGAAGGTGTAACGGAAGCAGTCCGCACAACAAGTAACATGGATGGCGTGGATAAGCTCGTCACGGTCATGCAAAATGAATTTGAAGGACTTAGCTTCGTCAATTTAGTAGATTTTGATGCGTTATATGGTCACCGACGCGATCCGATAGGCTACGGTAATGCACTTGAAGAGTTTGATGCACGCATGCCTGAGATTATGGATGCGCTACGACCGGATGATTTATTGATTATCACAGCAGATCACGGCAATGACCCGATTCATGAAGGGACGGATCATACTAGAGAATATGTACCGTTACTCGTTTATTCACCTTCAAACACAGGAGCTGGCCAACTGCCAATCCGTAAAACTTTCTCTGATGTCGGTGCGACAATTGCCGAGAACTTCCAAGTAGATATGCCTGAGCATGGTGAAAGTTTCTTGTCTTCATTAACAAAGGAGGATTAA
- a CDS encoding D-alanyl-D-alanine carboxypeptidase family protein, with product MRKISFIVLLVVGLVMNPASSQAAGASYAVIDGENGRLLMGSNEHEPLPIASLTKMWTAYTFLELNPSEEETVISSQAATAEGSSIYLETGQVMKTKDLLYGLMLRSGNDAAQALAEHAGGSLEGFVYLMNEVAQSHGLEQTHFMNPSGLHGEHHLSSAYDTARMLYFAMKNPEFRKIASTKNYPFETEHGKNSWQNKHRLVISEPTAVAGKTGFTKAAGRTLATYFEKDGKSVIVVTLNNGDDWQVHKQLSERVFSEYQSYTAVKKGKYQVFPHMVAKLDQSVKLLVTKEEKKMLSNVLQIPQADEQQKKGYWSIYLGTEPIKTVAVDIESEK from the coding sequence TTGAGAAAGATTTCGTTCATCGTTCTACTGGTAGTCGGATTAGTGATGAATCCTGCAAGTAGTCAAGCGGCAGGCGCGTCATATGCAGTGATAGACGGGGAAAACGGAAGATTGCTGATGGGGTCAAATGAGCATGAACCGCTACCGATAGCAAGTTTGACTAAAATGTGGACGGCTTATACGTTTTTGGAGTTAAATCCAAGTGAAGAGGAAACAGTCATTTCCTCACAAGCCGCGACGGCAGAAGGGTCATCCATTTATCTAGAAACAGGTCAAGTAATGAAGACGAAAGATTTACTGTATGGCTTAATGCTTCGTTCAGGTAATGATGCAGCCCAGGCGCTCGCGGAACATGCGGGTGGCTCACTTGAAGGGTTCGTCTACTTGATGAATGAAGTAGCGCAAAGTCATGGCTTGGAGCAAACGCATTTTATGAATCCATCCGGTTTGCACGGCGAGCATCACCTATCTTCTGCGTATGATACAGCGAGAATGTTATATTTTGCCATGAAGAATCCAGAGTTTCGTAAAATAGCTTCTACAAAAAACTATCCTTTTGAAACTGAACATGGAAAAAATAGTTGGCAAAACAAACATCGACTAGTGATATCTGAACCAACTGCTGTTGCAGGTAAAACAGGCTTCACAAAAGCAGCAGGACGTACATTGGCTACTTATTTCGAAAAGGATGGAAAGTCCGTCATTGTCGTTACATTAAATAACGGAGATGATTGGCAAGTTCATAAACAGTTATCAGAGCGGGTGTTCTCTGAATATCAATCGTATACTGCAGTGAAAAAAGGGAAGTATCAAGTATTTCCACATATGGTCGCAAAGCTGGATCAATCTGTTAAATTACTCGTAACGAAAGAAGAGAAGAAAATGTTGTCCAATGTGTTACAAATTCCACAAGCAGATGAACAACAGAAAAAAGGCTACTGGTCTATTTATTTAGGTACAGAACCAATTAAGACAGTAGCAGTAGATATCGAGTCCGAGAAGTGA